From Toxorhynchites rutilus septentrionalis strain SRP chromosome 2, ASM2978413v1, whole genome shotgun sequence, a single genomic window includes:
- the LOC129768710 gene encoding uncharacterized protein LOC129768710, with protein sequence MKLCSVILVISCAFAVSQAAQAVLPNAVHPDHPGKCYDEDTKTALAPGKTKSLPGRCMEVYCSDNFTLTYTSCGAVVMDDPHCVKMEQDLTKDYPECCKKYKCVIDGQVSYF encoded by the exons atgaaaCTCTGCAGTGTTATCTTAGTGATTAGTTGTGCATTCGCTGTCAGTCAGGCGGCCCAAGCAGTGCTACCAAATGCCGTCCACCCTG ATCACCCAGGAAAGTGTTACGACGAGGATACGAAAACAGCTCTCGCTCCAGGGAAGACCAAATCCCTTCCAGGAAGATGCATGGAAGTGTACTGCTCTGATAACTTCACACTGACCTACACAAG TTGTGGCGCTGTTGTGATGGACGACCCCCACTGTGTAAAAATGGAACAAGATCTCACCAAAGACTATCCGGAGTGCTGCAAGAAATACAAGTGCGTAATTGACGGACAAGTCTCGTATTTCTGA
- the LOC129768709 gene encoding uncharacterized protein LOC129768709, with amino-acid sequence MNRLCLTVFAILLSLAYCQAYVAFFPNAVNKDFPGECYDPQTKIHFKPGQKHQRKTLCEEMICNDDLSLSYYGCGVVVMDDPRCVKVEKDLTKDYPACCRTYKCEIDGNVSYH; translated from the exons ATGAACAGACTTTGTCTAACCGTATTTGCAATTCTACTCAGTTTGGCTTACTGTCAAGCTTACGTAGCATTCTTCCCCAACGCAGTGAATAAAG ATTTTCCCGGAGAATGTTATGATCCTCAAACCAAAATCCACTTCAAACCCGGTCAGAAACACCAAAGGAAAACGCTTTGCGAAGAGATGATATGTAATGATGATCTCTCATTATCTTATTACGG TTGCGGCGTTGTTGTGATGGATGACCCTCGCTGTGTGAAAGTCGAAAAAGACTTAACTAAAGACTATCCAGCGTGTTGCAGGACATACAAATGTGAAATCGACGGAAACGTGTCGTACCACTGA